In Roseiconus lacunae, the DNA window CGCGGTCAATGAGAATGCAGCCATCGTGCGTGCTGGCGGCTCTGGGTGGGGCCGGGCGGTGGCGTCGTCAAGCGTTGCGCCACGCAAAGGCGTGCGGGAGGTACGCGTCTCGCAGATCGCACGTGTCAGCGACGCGATGAGGGCGGCGAATGTGGACGAAGTCGATCGATGGCTGTCGAAGTTAATCGCCGAGACCGCGAGCGCGGATGAAATGGATCCGCTGATCCATCGCGCCGATGAATTGTTGCGAACTGGAGTGATTGCGAGCGCCAATCGTACCCGAGAGTTGTTGTCGCGTGCGCGTGAGTATCGCTATGTCGCGGCGCGTCGGGACGGTCCGACGATCGTTCGTGATGACGGTACAGGGTTGCAGCGACAGCCTGTCGCAACGGCGTCACCATTGGTAGTGCCCGCCTCGGCGGCGATGCCGCTGAAGGAACTGCCTTCAAGTGAGTTGCCCGCTGGCCTATCGCCAACACCGTCTCATTCGACTGCGGATTCATTCTCGACGGGCGGTCAGCAAGTGCCCGACGCCAGTGCTGTCACTTCGAAGTCGCAGCCTGCCGAGCACGCAACCGGCTTTCTGGTGCAGGTGTATTCGTCTCGCCCTAACAGTCCGCCTTACGCGTTGACCGATGAGGCAGGGGTGACGATCGCGTATGTGACGCCTTATCCAGGAATCAATCTGCGCACGCATCTCAACAGTCGGGTCGCTGTGCAAGGGCAGCAGAAGTATCTCGAAGGAATGAACACGCCGCATTACTTGGTCGATCAAGTGTTGCGGCGTTAGTGTCGTCTTTCGGTTCGAATCGAGAGTCTCCGGCTGTAGCGGAAGCCGCGGGGACTTTCTGTTTTGTCGCGACTGAGTCTTGTTCCGAATCGTTGACGGGGCATCGGCCGAAACGCTCGGCGCGTTCCGCTACTAAGTCAACCTCGTAGCGGAAGCCGCGGAGGCTTTCGGTGATGCCGCGATTACATCATGGCCGAAGCCGATTGGCGCGTTTTAACCGGGGCAGGTTCTAACAGTGCAGAGGTAACGCGTGACTGAGGTAGGCACGGGTGTGATCGAGCAAGCTATCGTAGCCTAGGTGTTCAACATCTTCGCCGATCAATTCGACTTCCAGGGGACCCTGGTATCCGTTGCGGAACAGTAGATCCATGAGGTCAGTCAATGGAACGCGCCCGTCACCAAGCAGGCAGCGATTCATTTCACCGTGCGGGCAATGTCGGCCGTCGCCAAGTTGAACCAAGTGCAGGTGCGGGACGATGTCGGCGACCGCGTGAGCGATATCGCATTCCATCCCCAAATGGTAAGTGTCAAGCACGAGACCCAGCGCTGGATTGTCAACTCGCTCGATGATGTCTAGCGTCGCATCGAAATCGTTGACGAAAGACCATTCTTCACCGCAACCGGGGTGAAACGGTTCGATCGCAACCTTAACTCCATGTTCCGAAGCGACTGCGGCGATACGGCAGAGCGCTTGGTAGAGCACGCGGCGGAGGTGGTTCTTGATGTGATTATTCTTGCCGCCGGCAAGGATAATCACCGTTTCGGCACCCAATTCGGCGGCTTGAATCACCGCTGCGATGGCGTCCGAAACGGCGTCTTCGAATGTCCTACCGTCACTCCCGGTGAACCCTCCGGCCCATGAAAGTGAAGTCGCGGCCATCGAGTATTCGGCAAGCAACTCCGCTGCACGTTCGACGCCAAAGTCTTCGACTTTCGGTCGATACAATCCGATGCCGCGGAACCCACGCTCGTAGTACGCGTGGACGTCTGCTTCCAAATCCCAACGCAAGGTTGATATTTGGCTGACAGATAACTTGTTCATCCGTGTTTGACCAATCAGGTAACGATCCCCGCTTGGCTAAATCACCCAAGCGGCCAGTGCTGGACGCGATTGTAATACATCACCCGCCCCAGCGATGCGCGAACCATTTGATGTCAAAACACTTTTTTCAAAAGTCTATCGGACGCCTTCGAATTTGTAGCTTGCTCGGCATGAAGACCTCGCGGTCAACAGCGAGGAAGAAAAACTGTGCAGCATCTGCGTGTCGCAGTCGCAACTCTAGGGCAGTCCAGCGTTAGCTGTGGTTTCATCGTTCATCGTCGGCAGAAGCGTCGGACTGTTGTGACGCAATCAGTTGATCAAACAAACGCTGCGCTTCGCTGGGACGCATGGTCATCAGGTCGACAAATCGTGGAGGCGGATCGACATCTTGCCACCAGCGATCGAATGGCTGACGGTATGGCGGTTTCTTGGGTGGACCAGGATCTTGTTTCACCCAGTCGTCGGACCACCAGCCACGTTTCGCCCTCGTCAGTTCCTTATCGGGATCGACCAAGCATTTCGGACGGCGCCCGTTCAGCGACACAAGATGCAAAGCATAGACATTGGCATTGGAGACACCGATCGATTGTGCCATTGATCGAAGTTGGACGGCCGCTTGGCGGACCAGCTCAGGATCACGCGGTGCCCGTCTTAACTGGTTTGGCGTCATTACAAAGTTTGCGGGAACGAACAAATGGTCATCGCCGGTTTCAATGCGAAACCAGGTGAGGCAATCTTTGTGTCGCAACATCATTCGCCAAGAAAACCGTTGCCCTCGTTCGTTCCAGCTGGCATTTCCGGGAAGTAGCCATGGTCGAACCGGAAGCAACAACTGAACTGTGACATAGACAAACGCAAGCACAACGCCCGCTAAATGCCGAGGACCGATCGCCGCGACCACTCGCGTCGGTCGGTCGACTCTTACCACGTCTGCGTTCGCTATCCCCAATCGTCTTTGTGCCAACGATGAAATTCGATACGTGAAATTTGAAATGGCGTTCGAAGAGAAAAACACCCACATCGTCGCCAACATAAACCAGGGGAAGACACCGATCGTGAAGATCGTTGCGTTCGTGAGGTGGAACACCAGTGCGGCGGTGATCGCGAAGGATCGTGTTCGACGAAAGTAAAGCCCCGGTATAATCAACGCATCGAATAGCAGGCCGCCCCATGCGATGAACAGATTCATGTGTGGGAGTGCCATCACCGATCCAATCAACGGTGTGTCGACACGGGACCGAACCCAAAGTTCGGTGGGGAGTCCACACAGCCAGTCCTGGTCGAGTTTTGCGATGGCACCGAAGGCATATGGCAACCCGAGTTGGAACCGGACAAGCCACCACTGCCAACGGCGGATCGCTTGCGGGCCGCCGCAATTGCCCCTCAACCAATGATCGACTGACAGTTGTCTCGCCATCGGCAGAAACACACTAACAAGCGCCACGCAGGCAAGTAGATAATCGTGGTTGTTGTATATCTGGCGTTCACTGACCAAGACGAACGCCATCGAAAACGCGAGTATCGCCGCGCTAATTGGCGTGATGAACCCGATCGCAAAAAAGACCGCCGCAAGACGTGTCAATTGAAAGTGCCACCACATCCCATCGCCGGGCCATGGTTGAACCCATTCCAGTCCGGCGTACTTGAATAGAAATCGCGGCTGCTGAAAGAACACACGCCAGCGATCATCGGCAAGGTATCCGCTGGCCCAAAACCAATAAGTGACACCGACCAGTACGCGCAGCCATGCTAGTGGCAGCGCCGTCATCGGCCGAGCGGCTCTCTGGATCGATTGGTGGTTTCGAAGGTGCGAGATCCGACCGATCAAGGCAGGTCGTCCAATAAGAATAGCCGGTGGATCGATTCCACCGGCCTTGGTGAGTTGGAAATGATAAAGTCGAACGTGTTTCGCGCTATCAGCGAAGCTTCGCAATCACCGTGGCAAGAACTCGAACTGAGTTCTCTGCTCAATTCGGTGTCTTGATCACAGCGAAGAGACGCTTTTCTAAATCACTCTCGGAACTGATCAACGTCGAAGGCGTCAGCGGGCCAACCATCGGAGAGAATTTTTAACCGGAACGCTTCACTCGACCGTCGGGTGAAGTGCCACGGAAAAACGGATCAGAGTCGCGGAGTGCCGCAGACTCGAACTCCTTCGACGGTCAATTACCCAGGTAGTAACCGCGGCTAAGGCCGAGCGGCTGATCGAGTCACCGCGCGTGCTAATTGTTCATCAATGCTTCCAGCCCAGCATCTGCCGCCGGTGCCGCCGAGTCATCTGCGGGCGGTTGTGGATCGGCGTTCTCTTCAGGAGCACCCAAAAAGAACGGTTGGTCGGTGGTGGCCTTTTTCGTAACTGATTTGCCTTCCGCCAGAGCCGTCAACGTCTCGATTTGTTCGGTCAGTTTCTTCGAAAACTCACGAGCAGTGCCGACCGATTTGTCGTTCAGCGCCGTTTGTACGTCGATCATGGCTGAAACCCATGCCTTCACGCTTTCCATTTCCCCCGGTGGCGTTGCGGCAAGCAACCCGGCGGCTTCTTGCGGGTTCGGGAGAGATTCGGGGTCGGTGATTGCATCCGGCTTTCCGGTTAGTCCGAGCACGATTTGCTGGAGAGCGAAATTCAGTTTCTTTCGCGTCGCGACAACTTCCGGAGGTTGTGGTTTTTCAAGCGATCGCATGCCCATCCCCATCCCCATGCCCATCATCATCGACATCGGGTCCATCTGGTCTTCCATTTCCATCATGCTACCGTCCATGCCGCCCATCATTTCGTCATAGCCAGCATCCATGTTCATCATGTCCATGCCAGCCATGCGACGGTTCGGCTGTGTCGCCAACTCGGTTTGTTTCAGGAACGATTCGGGTGGCGACGGCTGGGATTGGCTCGTCATCTTCTTTTCCATTCGCTCCAGTCGATCGATTTCACTCTTGAAGGATTTCAATACTCGACCGGCCCACTTCTGAAGGACTTCGTTGGTCTTGACATCCGCTGCGGTCAATTTTCCGGGCAATCCGGCCAAGGCGGCTGCGGAGTGTAGACCGATCAAGTTGGGTTGGGCATCGTTAGTGCTGATGCTAACGAATTGCTTTCCGATTGACGCATCCTCGCTGATGTAAGTCAGGATGCTAACGGCGTATCGCTGCAAGAAGGCGTGGGCAAGTGGATCGCGTCCCGACGGCGGATCGGAAGCGAGCAATGCTTCCATTGCTTGTTTGATTTCGGCCAGCATGCCTTCGTCGAACCGGGCGATAGGTGTGTAGCGAGCGTATCGTTCCAGGCCCTGAAGCGCGGCGGCGCGAACACCATCGGGAGCCGATTCATCCATGTAAATCTGCTTCATGTCTTCGCCGACAAATGGGTACGGTTGTGGCACCCCGCCTCGCTGTCCAGCCGGCCGAGCCAAACGCGAGATAAAAGTGATTGCGTTGACACGCGCCGGCGGCTGGTAGTTTCCCATCGCGACTCGCTTCATACCTTGATAAAGCCAGTTCATCGCGCGGTTCGTTCCCGCAGTCGGCGAACGCATCGCCCGGGTCGTGACGTTGTAAGCCGGGGCCATGATGTCATTGATTTCGTGCAACGCATCGGGCTGCGTGATTTTCGCTGGGATGTACTGTCCGTAAAAACGTCCAAACACCGCCATCTCGTTGGCAGGGACAGACGAAATGTCATCCATCGTTAGAAACATCCGAGTCCGCCGCTCAATCGTTGTGACGTTCTTGTCAATCAATTCCTCAACTTCGAGCACTTCATACTTAGGGGCTTGCCCGCTGGCATTGCTTGCCAAAACGGCGAAAGCGGCGAGCATGCCAAGCGTCAACATCGCCAACAAATAGCTCTGACGGCTCGTTTGCGACGACGCTGTTGCCGCCTCGGCCTTCGCTTGCGCGGGTGAGCGGTGGGGCAGATTGCTAGAAGGACTGGTCATGCCAATTCCGTTTACTGGTGACGAGTTGATTAGTGGCGAGCGGTGGATGAATAGAAGCGTCGGGCGAGGCCATAGACACCGCGGCGACGCATTATCCACTGATACAACGAGTGACGTCAAACAAAATTAGGCCGAACCGCTCCAGATAGCCAAGTCACGGGCCGATTTTTTCGCCCCTAACTCAGTTCCGATCGGGAAAATTAGCTTCGATTTCGCTTCTCTGTTCCGACTCGCCTGGTTTTGGCGGACGGCGACGCACCCACCGATCGAGGGCCGAACTGCGCCCAAAACCAATCAATCTAACGTCGCTGGAGACACAAAAACCTAACGAATTGCGACCTGTTTGATTTTGCGGCTGAAGTACCCCCTGCCCGATTTGAACGAGCGTCTCAGGCGGAAAAGCCTGATGTCCTAGGCCAACTAGACGAAGGGGGCGTCGATTGAAGAGCACTCGGCGAGAACCGCTGGATTTGCACCGGAAACTGTTTACGACCCGCCGAAATTGCTCCGGCGAACGGTTCCCTCGCGACTCTCATTTTGCGGCTCTGATCGGAAAACGCAGAAATATAGCGACCGTTCGCGTAACGGCGAAGGTTACAGACCCTGGTCTGTCGACTGTTTTTCAATCATCGACGCGGTTGAAGCGGTCGCCGATGGCGAAATCGCGGCATGCCCGGCGTTTGTGCGTCATTCGCCGGCGCAGACACGCTCGGGAAACATCGGCGGACGAGTGCAAAGTTCGGTTACGGCGTCTAAATCCCCTCAATCGCTTCACACTAGCGAAGAATCCTTCGTTAAACTGAAGGGAAATCGTGAAACAGTCGAACTTGATCTAGGGGTCAAGGAAAGGATTTCTCTACGATGCGAACGGATTGGACCTCGGTCACGTCGCCTCCTTTGCAGGGAAACTCACTATGTCGGCAAAATGGTTCTACATGGCCAGCGGATGGCTGCGGAAGGCACGTCGAATTGGTCCAATCACCGAGGCGGATCTTTTAGCCCGGATTGATAAGGGCGAAATCAGCCCGGAGACGCTGGTTCAGAGTGCGAAGACACGAAACAAGTGGATTCCGATGAACAAGATTAAACCCGCGATGGAACGCTGGCGGCGTTCTCACCCCGACAAGGTTTAGCAAATCCGTTTAGCAATTCCGTTCAGTAATCGCAAAGCTGTGGGAGGGTCGCGAACAAGCTTGCGACGCCGCGGGGAGGGGCAATCTGTCAACCGAGCCGATCAACCTCACCCAACAATTCCTCCCGAAGGTAAAGGATGATGTGTAGATACCAATGCCCTTCGGTAGACTTGCTTGATTAACAAGTCGCTTGAACCGCCAGACCGACACTCGATGTTTGCTTCGCGTCGATTGTGACGCCGATTTTTAAATCGCTTACCTTTGCGGTGTGATTCCGGCTAAGCTAAAGCATTCGTCGAAATCGAAGCCATTTGTCAGTCTCATCAACCGCTGCTGGTTTGTTCCGGTTGCCGCACACGACTTGGGACAAAACCACTTGGCGAAATCCAAATTCAGATTTTGACGAAGCACAATTCAGGTTGAACGACAGACACTTTATCTAATCGGAACCTTCGATTGTCGCGCCGCCCGCAACTCGCCGACTATGCCGCGATCGCGGTGAGCCCTGTGTTGATCTTTTTGATGATCAGCAGCTTAGCTTCGTTCTTTGTGATGTTATTCACCGGTGGTCAGTATCAGGGCCGGCTTTCGTACTTGATCGTCATGTACACGATGGGCGCGGTCGCTTGTGCGAGGATCGTGATCGAGTTTGATCGTAGCTATGCGGCCGCGTACACGTTCGGGCTTGGTGCCGCGATGTTCTTCGTCTCCTGGCAGTTTTTCGGGTCACCGGTGTTCTCACTCGGGTTCATCGTCTTGATCGCCTTTTTGGCGGATCGAATCACTCACGACTGCACGCTGATCGATGAGAAGACGGATGCCAGCGGCGAAGGATTGATCGATCGGGGCTTGGACGAAATCAAGATGATGAGGGAAGGCGTCAAGCATCAGCCCGATGATCGCCCGCAGTCCGAGCAACAACAGCGACGTAAACGCTCGCACCAACCTGGACGCACGGTTTTTTTGTTAGCCTTGGCGGCGCTACCGCTGTTCGGGATCGGCCAATTCGTGATGCGAAATCATCCCGCAGTGTGGTCGAGCGCAAAGTTTTACTTGGGCGTCTATCTGTTCGCCAGCCTGTCGCTGTTGGTCACGACCAGCTTCTTGAACCTGCGTCGATACCTTCGACAACGTGAGGTCGATATGCCGGGGGACGTCACCGTCGCTTGGCTCGCTGGTGGAATCGGGTTGATCGCCGCGTTGCTGATGCTCTCCTACCTTGCCCCGTTGCCGGGGAACGCGATCGCTAGTCTGTCGATGCCTGAATTCTTGAAGGTGAACGAGATGACGGCGAGTCGCTATGGGTGGGGAGACGATGCGGCAGAAAAATCCGACGACGAAGGGGACGCGCAGACCGGGGAGAAACAAGATGGTGACAAGCAATCGCGAGGCTCTGGAGACAATGAAAACGATCCAAAAGAATCCGGAGGCTCTCGGCCAGCCGATCAGTTGAAGCCTGATCGCGGCGATGCCCAAAG includes these proteins:
- a CDS encoding sugar phosphate isomerase/epimerase family protein yields the protein MNKLSVSQISTLRWDLEADVHAYYERGFRGIGLYRPKVEDFGVERAAELLAEYSMAATSLSWAGGFTGSDGRTFEDAVSDAIAAVIQAAELGAETVIILAGGKNNHIKNHLRRVLYQALCRIAAVASEHGVKVAIEPFHPGCGEEWSFVNDFDATLDIIERVDNPALGLVLDTYHLGMECDIAHAVADIVPHLHLVQLGDGRHCPHGEMNRCLLGDGRVPLTDLMDLLFRNGYQGPLEVELIGEDVEHLGYDSLLDHTRAYLSHALPLHC
- a CDS encoding HTTM domain-containing protein — protein: MTALPLAWLRVLVGVTYWFWASGYLADDRWRVFFQQPRFLFKYAGLEWVQPWPGDGMWWHFQLTRLAAVFFAIGFITPISAAILAFSMAFVLVSERQIYNNHDYLLACVALVSVFLPMARQLSVDHWLRGNCGGPQAIRRWQWWLVRFQLGLPYAFGAIAKLDQDWLCGLPTELWVRSRVDTPLIGSVMALPHMNLFIAWGGLLFDALIIPGLYFRRTRSFAITAALVFHLTNATIFTIGVFPWFMLATMWVFFSSNAISNFTYRISSLAQRRLGIANADVVRVDRPTRVVAAIGPRHLAGVVLAFVYVTVQLLLPVRPWLLPGNASWNERGQRFSWRMMLRHKDCLTWFRIETGDDHLFVPANFVMTPNQLRRAPRDPELVRQAAVQLRSMAQSIGVSNANVYALHLVSLNGRRPKCLVDPDKELTRAKRGWWSDDWVKQDPGPPKKPPYRQPFDRWWQDVDPPPRFVDLMTMRPSEAQRLFDQLIASQQSDASADDER
- a CDS encoding DUF4339 domain-containing protein; this encodes MSAKWFYMASGWLRKARRIGPITEADLLARIDKGEISPETLVQSAKTRNKWIPMNKIKPAMERWRRSHPDKV
- a CDS encoding DUF4129 domain-containing protein → MSRRPQLADYAAIAVSPVLIFLMISSLASFFVMLFTGGQYQGRLSYLIVMYTMGAVACARIVIEFDRSYAAAYTFGLGAAMFFVSWQFFGSPVFSLGFIVLIAFLADRITHDCTLIDEKTDASGEGLIDRGLDEIKMMREGVKHQPDDRPQSEQQQRRKRSHQPGRTVFLLALAALPLFGIGQFVMRNHPAVWSSAKFYLGVYLFASLSLLVTTSFLNLRRYLRQREVDMPGDVTVAWLAGGIGLIAALLMLSYLAPLPGNAIASLSMPEFLKVNEMTASRYGWGDDAAEKSDDEGDAQTGEKQDGDKQSRGSGDNENDPKESGGSRPADQLKPDRGDAQSGEQTSSQKSGSGPSDQQSSASQNQRSDSKQAQSMEQSQKAGQQSSGDQKSEQSKSRSQADDASESASNGQTPQDKQASQGNQTTEKKEASGDRSADASQQSDQPKQQGNDNPDSESSDSSSTDQQSQSGDRRDASSDRQAERSAASKPSSSMPSIGGLFSALGSLLKFVLILVLAGIVLIYLYQMRERIRQWLASLFGSDEEPVSKASGEKATFQVDAPPRPFASFQNPLVPGADPKRVVVITFQAFEAWARERGCARRHDETPSEFMARLRSLSKHNADAQRVFASVGPAADRLGNAYDRIVYGRGVASRRDVEATQTLWQQMTRQVPSPPTSSV